The Maylandia zebra isolate NMK-2024a linkage group LG4, Mzebra_GT3a, whole genome shotgun sequence genome includes a window with the following:
- the LOC101482297 gene encoding ferritin, middle subunit — protein MESQVRQNYHRDCEAAINRMVNMELFASYTYTSMAFYFDRDDVALPGFSHFFKENSHEEREHADKLLSFQNKRGGRVLLQDIKKPERDEWGSGLEAMQCALQLEKNVNQALLDLHKLASQHNDPHLCDFLESHYLDEQVKSIKKLGDHITNLTRMDAHNNKMAEYLFDKHTLGDKS, from the exons ATGGAGTCCCAAGTGCGCCAGAACTACCACCGCGACTGCGAGGCCGCCATCAACCGGATGGTGAACATGGAGCTGTTTGCGTCTTACACCTACACTTCTATG GCCTTCTACTTTGACCGTGATGATGTGGCCCTGCCAGGCTTCTCCCACTTCTTCAAGGAGAACAGCCATGAGGAGAGGGAGCACGCTGACAAGCTGCTGTCCTTCCAGAACAAGAGAGGAGGTCGCGTCTTACTCCAGGACATCAAG AAACCAGAGCGTGATGAGTGGGGCAGCGGGCTGGAGGCCATGCAGTGTGCTCTGCAGCTGGAGAAGAATGTCAACCAGGCTCTGCTGGACCTGCACAAGCTGGCTTCTCAGCATAATGACCCTCAT CTGTGTGACTTCCTGGAGAGCCACTACCTGGATGAGCAGGTGAAGTCCATCAAGAAGCTGGGTGACCACATCACTAACCTCACCCGCATGGATGCCCACAACAACAAGATGGCAGAGTACCTGTTTGACAAGCACACTCTGGGTGACAAGAGCTAA